In a genomic window of Brassica rapa cultivar Chiifu-401-42 chromosome A10, CAAS_Brap_v3.01, whole genome shotgun sequence:
- the LOC103844773 gene encoding protein timeless homolog isoform X2 — protein sequence MDTEERTSTKTKKKMDLEGLSVICSDLGEPEEDGDGRRIGYSKSDYCLDNLKDLLRFLRRDDPQSREVFKQVCAWNIVSKDLIPIIEHYQDEHSLVLNADSDDVPQQIEYLWGLKSAFTVSNIVAVVVSLLETPLENLELDEFNEEDWKLVQLVLTLFRNLLAIHDISPLQKAGESTCYFLSLRNQFLELLSRENVMDIFIVITQTIECNNLLRHDNLLLLEIYHYIFLGQDMELIALAPEKLDQGKKAAVESLKKLMEAEEAKRKLARLNNANQRHSQFGGTFTRVTMGGTKAVLTGIPSNEESTLLKPHISGGAREKIVWEHGSIPVTNDNVLKLLHDFINQFMSGGYNVLMQSVCEDIEKEHPSIQNSDIVTFFQVAQAVTSFQFHKSLASTPARDTEETPELSTNQNTGGNFCKSDICAPIAATINDRMFSLVISKWRTAFDGLKETKDFKFLSAAGSLVKIMLCLLDLVIKLRPEDSREAFTVRILLYKLFYDQTDQGMCQFILNLVRSFDMHKQPKSELGDLMESIHIIVGLMENLQGRGTLRVSKKSRKARKKKPMGNKEATLHEPSENHPSTSNQDSTAKTIPVVDSTVPIEDGPPNNPGDSNLGTEADETLQTHGPKSNHVVDDMSCGTDDSSDGEDQTATDEVDFKVSTFISAFANNSIIQNICWLLKFYKSNTKQTNHHVISILRRITEDLELSPMLYQLSLLITFHKILDEQKACPSKDYENIVTFLTDLVRNMLKKMKSQPLLFVEILFPKSRKECHYINAEYMLHELGHLRKQMGNQEKASGTQENVSSSDKGWARRNIADALGDDEADVVISYDQGFQNEDDHIVENESAGPSKRKRRLVLDADMETKIRDLYERFKDDKDCSRLIAETLDPDGGISAAQVTNKLKQLGLETRKRLRRGANSMEASKGSNGNDDPNHVEAASDQQPSNSRKRVSSFSKEQETLIKELYEKFKDERRCCYLIANELGSENTYTTGQVSRKLKQLGLRLPRGKKSEAGMKLQDDHDDSSADESDNETLLAFKKRKSMTRRKLEKHTRPSNEISPEGSEDKTERNETSPDVIATSKEEDNGHDYITGHSRESDTDVHISENGPSASSPEDQNLFSDHELEDDELADSGDDSEAGGASLTQSPLSRRKLKMVLDLDDEDD from the exons ATGGATACGGAGGAGAGAACCTCTAccaaaacgaagaagaagatggatctGGAGGGTTTATCAGTCATCTGCAGCGATCTCGGCGAACCCGAGGAAGACGGAGATGGAAGAAGAATCGGGTACTCCAAAAGCGACTACTGTCTCG ATAATCTGAAAGACTTGCTGAGGTTTCTGCGACGGGACGATCCTCAGAGCAGGGAGGTTTTCAAGCAGGTCTGTGCGTGGAATATAGTCTCCAAAGACTTGATTCCGATCATCGAGCATTACCAAGACGAACATAGCTTAGTTCTAAACGCAG ATTCAGATGATGTTCCTCAGCAAATTGAGTATCTATGGGGTTTGAAGTCTGCCTTTACTGTAAGCAACATCGTTGCAGTGGTTGTGTCTTTGTTAGAAACTCCTTTAGAGAACTTAGAATT AGACGAATTCAACGAGGAAGATTGGAAATTGGTTCAGCTTGTGCTCACTCTGTTCAGGAATCTACTGGCTATCCATGATATTTCGCCGCTTCAGAAGGCTGGAGAATCCACTTGTTACTTTTTGTCGCTAAGGAATCAGTTTCTTGAGCTCCTGTCCCGTGAGAATGTGATGGATATATTTATTGTTATCACTCAGACTATCGAGTGCAACAACTTGCTGAGACATGACAACCTGCTTCTGCTGGAGATCTATCACTATATTTTCTTGGGTCAAGATATGGAGCTCATTGCACTGGCTCCTGAGAAG TTGGATCAAGGGAAAAAGGCTGCTGTGGAAAGTTTGAAGAAGTTAATGGAGGCGGAGGAAGCCAAAAGAAAGCTTGCAAGACTCAACAATGCAAATCAGCGTCATTCACAATTTGGTGGGACATTCACCCGAGTCACCATG ggtGGTACTAAAGCTGTACTGACGGGAATACCTTCTAATGAGGAAAGCACATTACTAAAGCCTCACATAAGTGGTGGAGCCAGAGAGAAGATTGTCTGGGAACATGGATCAATTCCCGTGACAAATGACAATGTTTTGAAGTTGCTGCATGATTTCATCAACCAGTTTATGTCAGGAGGATATAATG TTTTGATGCAGTCCGTATGTGAAGATATAGAAAAGGAGCATCCTTCCATTCAGAATAGCGACATCGTTACATTCTTCCAGGTTGCTCAGGCAGTCACTTCTTTTCAGTTTCACAAGTCTCTGGCTTCCACT CCAGCAAGGGATACAGAAGAAACTCCTGAACTTTCTACCAATCAGAATACCGGAGGAAACTTTTGTAAGAGTGACATTTGCGCGCCGATTGCAGCAACAATCAATGACAGAATGTTTTCGCTTGTCATTTCAAAATGGCGCACTGCATTTGATGGTCTGAAGGAAACTAAAGATTTTAAGTTTCTATCTGCAGCAGGCTCTCTAGTAAAAATTATG CTTTGCTTGTTAGATCTGGTTATTAAATTGCGACCTGAAGACTCTAGAGAAGCTTTTACTGTTCGCATCTTGCTTTATAAGTTGTTTTACGACCAAACTGATCAAGGGATGTGTCAGTTCATCCTGAATCTGGTGAGAAGTTTTGACATGCACAAGCAACCTAAAAG TGAACTTGGAGATCTGATGGAAAGCATCCATATAATAGTAGGCCTTATGGAAAACCTTCAAGGGCGTGGAACTTTGAGG GtttcaaaaaaatcaagaaaggcAAGAAAGAAGAAACCCATGGGAAATAAGGAGGCCACATTGCATGAACCGTCTGAAAATCATCCAAGTACATCAAACCAAGATAGCACCGCCAAAACCATACCGGTAGTTGATTCTACAGTTCCTATTGAGGATGGACCTCCCAACAATCCAGGGGATTCAAACTTAGGGACTGAAGCTGATGAAACTCTACAAACGCACGGCCCTAAATCAAATCATGTGGTCGATGATATGTCTTGCGGTACTGACGATTCTTCTGATGGAGAAGACCAAACTGCAACAGATGAAGTTGATTTTAAGGTTTCCACATTTATTTCTGCTTTTGCAAACAACAGCATCATTCAAAACATATGCTGGTTACTTAAGTTTTACAAAAGCAACACAAAACAGACGAATCACCACGTAATAAGCATTTTGCGGAGGATTACAGAAGACCTGGAACTGTCTCCCATGTTGTATCAG CTGTCACTGCTTATAACGTTCCATAAGATCCTTGATGAGCAGAAAGCTTGTCCCAGTAAAGACTATGAAAACATAGTTACCTTCCTGACAGATCTGGTTAGAAATATGCTGAAGAAAATGAAGTCACAGCCTCTTCTTTTTGTGGAAATTCTCTTCCCAAAGAGTCGCAAAGAATGCCATTACATAAATGCCGAATATATGTTGCATGAACTTGGCCATCTAAGAAAACAAATGGGAAATCAAGAAAAGGCCTCAGGAACTCAAGAAAATGTTTCGTCATCGGACAAAGGATGGGCCCGCAGAAACATAGCAGATGCTCTTGGGGATGATGAAGCTGACGTTGTGATATCTTATGATCAAGGGTTTCAAAA TGAGGACGATCACATTGTAGAAAATGAATCTGCAGGACCAtctaaaagaaagagaagacttGTTCTTGATGCTGACATGGAGACAAAAATTAGAGATCTATACGAAAG GTTCAAAGATGATAAAGATTGCAGCAGGCTTATTGCCGAAACTTTGGATCCTGATGGTGGAATATCTGCTGCGCAAGTAACCAACAAGCTTAAACAGCTAGGGCTAGAAACAAGGAAAAGACTTCGGCGTGGTGCGAACTCTATGGAAGCAAGTAAAGGCAGTAATGGAAATGATGATCCAAATCACGTAGAGGCAGCATCAGATCAGCAACCTTC AAACAGCAGAAAAAGAGTGAGTTCCTTTAGCAAAGAACAAGAAACACTTATTAAGGAATTATACGAGAA ATTTAAGGACGAAAGGCGCTGCTGTTATTTAATTGCCAATGAATTGGGGTCTGAGAACACATATACCACTGGCCAAGTTTCACGTAAATTAAAGCAACTTGGGCTGCGTCTCCCTCGTGGTAAGAAGTCAGAAGCTGGCATGAAGCTGCAAGATGACCATGATGATTCTTCAGCTGATGAATCCGATAACGAAACCTTACTAGCATTCAAGAAAAG GAAGAGCATGACAAGACGAAAACTTGAGAAGCACACAAGACCAAGCAATGAGATTTCTCCAGAAGGTTCTGAAGACAAAACAGAGAG GAATGAAACAAGTCCAGATGTGATTGCCACTAGCAAAGAAGAGGACAATGGTCACGACTATATCACCGGGCACAGTAGAGAATCAGATACAGATGTTCACATCAGCGAGAATGGCCCATCTGCTTCATCTCCAGAAGATCAAAATCTTTTTTCAGATCATGAGCTGGAGGATGATGAGTTAGCAGATTCCGGTGATGACTCTGAAGCTGGTGGTGCTTCACTCACTCAAAGTCCGCTTAGCAGAAGAAAATTGAAGATGGTACTTGATCTGGACGACGAGGATGATTGA
- the LOC103844773 gene encoding protein timeless homolog isoform X1, producing MDTEERTSTKTKKKMDLEGLSVICSDLGEPEEDGDGRRIGYSKSDYCLDNLKDLLRFLRRDDPQSREVFKQVCAWNIVSKDLIPIIEHYQDEHSLVLNAVKVLVFLTMPLESDSDDVPQQIEYLWGLKSAFTVSNIVAVVVSLLETPLENLELDEFNEEDWKLVQLVLTLFRNLLAIHDISPLQKAGESTCYFLSLRNQFLELLSRENVMDIFIVITQTIECNNLLRHDNLLLLEIYHYIFLGQDMELIALAPEKLDQGKKAAVESLKKLMEAEEAKRKLARLNNANQRHSQFGGTFTRVTMGGTKAVLTGIPSNEESTLLKPHISGGAREKIVWEHGSIPVTNDNVLKLLHDFINQFMSGGYNVLMQSVCEDIEKEHPSIQNSDIVTFFQVAQAVTSFQFHKSLASTPARDTEETPELSTNQNTGGNFCKSDICAPIAATINDRMFSLVISKWRTAFDGLKETKDFKFLSAAGSLVKIMLCLLDLVIKLRPEDSREAFTVRILLYKLFYDQTDQGMCQFILNLVRSFDMHKQPKSELGDLMESIHIIVGLMENLQGRGTLRVSKKSRKARKKKPMGNKEATLHEPSENHPSTSNQDSTAKTIPVVDSTVPIEDGPPNNPGDSNLGTEADETLQTHGPKSNHVVDDMSCGTDDSSDGEDQTATDEVDFKVSTFISAFANNSIIQNICWLLKFYKSNTKQTNHHVISILRRITEDLELSPMLYQLSLLITFHKILDEQKACPSKDYENIVTFLTDLVRNMLKKMKSQPLLFVEILFPKSRKECHYINAEYMLHELGHLRKQMGNQEKASGTQENVSSSDKGWARRNIADALGDDEADVVISYDQGFQNEDDHIVENESAGPSKRKRRLVLDADMETKIRDLYERFKDDKDCSRLIAETLDPDGGISAAQVTNKLKQLGLETRKRLRRGANSMEASKGSNGNDDPNHVEAASDQQPSNSRKRVSSFSKEQETLIKELYEKFKDERRCCYLIANELGSENTYTTGQVSRKLKQLGLRLPRGKKSEAGMKLQDDHDDSSADESDNETLLAFKKRKSMTRRKLEKHTRPSNEISPEGSEDKTERNETSPDVIATSKEEDNGHDYITGHSRESDTDVHISENGPSASSPEDQNLFSDHELEDDELADSGDDSEAGGASLTQSPLSRRKLKMVLDLDDEDD from the exons ATGGATACGGAGGAGAGAACCTCTAccaaaacgaagaagaagatggatctGGAGGGTTTATCAGTCATCTGCAGCGATCTCGGCGAACCCGAGGAAGACGGAGATGGAAGAAGAATCGGGTACTCCAAAAGCGACTACTGTCTCG ATAATCTGAAAGACTTGCTGAGGTTTCTGCGACGGGACGATCCTCAGAGCAGGGAGGTTTTCAAGCAGGTCTGTGCGTGGAATATAGTCTCCAAAGACTTGATTCCGATCATCGAGCATTACCAAGACGAACATAGCTTAGTTCTAAACGCAG TTAAGGTGTTGGTGTTTCTCACAATGCCGTTAGAGTCTGATTCAGATGATGTTCCTCAGCAAATTGAGTATCTATGGGGTTTGAAGTCTGCCTTTACTGTAAGCAACATCGTTGCAGTGGTTGTGTCTTTGTTAGAAACTCCTTTAGAGAACTTAGAATT AGACGAATTCAACGAGGAAGATTGGAAATTGGTTCAGCTTGTGCTCACTCTGTTCAGGAATCTACTGGCTATCCATGATATTTCGCCGCTTCAGAAGGCTGGAGAATCCACTTGTTACTTTTTGTCGCTAAGGAATCAGTTTCTTGAGCTCCTGTCCCGTGAGAATGTGATGGATATATTTATTGTTATCACTCAGACTATCGAGTGCAACAACTTGCTGAGACATGACAACCTGCTTCTGCTGGAGATCTATCACTATATTTTCTTGGGTCAAGATATGGAGCTCATTGCACTGGCTCCTGAGAAG TTGGATCAAGGGAAAAAGGCTGCTGTGGAAAGTTTGAAGAAGTTAATGGAGGCGGAGGAAGCCAAAAGAAAGCTTGCAAGACTCAACAATGCAAATCAGCGTCATTCACAATTTGGTGGGACATTCACCCGAGTCACCATG ggtGGTACTAAAGCTGTACTGACGGGAATACCTTCTAATGAGGAAAGCACATTACTAAAGCCTCACATAAGTGGTGGAGCCAGAGAGAAGATTGTCTGGGAACATGGATCAATTCCCGTGACAAATGACAATGTTTTGAAGTTGCTGCATGATTTCATCAACCAGTTTATGTCAGGAGGATATAATG TTTTGATGCAGTCCGTATGTGAAGATATAGAAAAGGAGCATCCTTCCATTCAGAATAGCGACATCGTTACATTCTTCCAGGTTGCTCAGGCAGTCACTTCTTTTCAGTTTCACAAGTCTCTGGCTTCCACT CCAGCAAGGGATACAGAAGAAACTCCTGAACTTTCTACCAATCAGAATACCGGAGGAAACTTTTGTAAGAGTGACATTTGCGCGCCGATTGCAGCAACAATCAATGACAGAATGTTTTCGCTTGTCATTTCAAAATGGCGCACTGCATTTGATGGTCTGAAGGAAACTAAAGATTTTAAGTTTCTATCTGCAGCAGGCTCTCTAGTAAAAATTATG CTTTGCTTGTTAGATCTGGTTATTAAATTGCGACCTGAAGACTCTAGAGAAGCTTTTACTGTTCGCATCTTGCTTTATAAGTTGTTTTACGACCAAACTGATCAAGGGATGTGTCAGTTCATCCTGAATCTGGTGAGAAGTTTTGACATGCACAAGCAACCTAAAAG TGAACTTGGAGATCTGATGGAAAGCATCCATATAATAGTAGGCCTTATGGAAAACCTTCAAGGGCGTGGAACTTTGAGG GtttcaaaaaaatcaagaaaggcAAGAAAGAAGAAACCCATGGGAAATAAGGAGGCCACATTGCATGAACCGTCTGAAAATCATCCAAGTACATCAAACCAAGATAGCACCGCCAAAACCATACCGGTAGTTGATTCTACAGTTCCTATTGAGGATGGACCTCCCAACAATCCAGGGGATTCAAACTTAGGGACTGAAGCTGATGAAACTCTACAAACGCACGGCCCTAAATCAAATCATGTGGTCGATGATATGTCTTGCGGTACTGACGATTCTTCTGATGGAGAAGACCAAACTGCAACAGATGAAGTTGATTTTAAGGTTTCCACATTTATTTCTGCTTTTGCAAACAACAGCATCATTCAAAACATATGCTGGTTACTTAAGTTTTACAAAAGCAACACAAAACAGACGAATCACCACGTAATAAGCATTTTGCGGAGGATTACAGAAGACCTGGAACTGTCTCCCATGTTGTATCAG CTGTCACTGCTTATAACGTTCCATAAGATCCTTGATGAGCAGAAAGCTTGTCCCAGTAAAGACTATGAAAACATAGTTACCTTCCTGACAGATCTGGTTAGAAATATGCTGAAGAAAATGAAGTCACAGCCTCTTCTTTTTGTGGAAATTCTCTTCCCAAAGAGTCGCAAAGAATGCCATTACATAAATGCCGAATATATGTTGCATGAACTTGGCCATCTAAGAAAACAAATGGGAAATCAAGAAAAGGCCTCAGGAACTCAAGAAAATGTTTCGTCATCGGACAAAGGATGGGCCCGCAGAAACATAGCAGATGCTCTTGGGGATGATGAAGCTGACGTTGTGATATCTTATGATCAAGGGTTTCAAAA TGAGGACGATCACATTGTAGAAAATGAATCTGCAGGACCAtctaaaagaaagagaagacttGTTCTTGATGCTGACATGGAGACAAAAATTAGAGATCTATACGAAAG GTTCAAAGATGATAAAGATTGCAGCAGGCTTATTGCCGAAACTTTGGATCCTGATGGTGGAATATCTGCTGCGCAAGTAACCAACAAGCTTAAACAGCTAGGGCTAGAAACAAGGAAAAGACTTCGGCGTGGTGCGAACTCTATGGAAGCAAGTAAAGGCAGTAATGGAAATGATGATCCAAATCACGTAGAGGCAGCATCAGATCAGCAACCTTC AAACAGCAGAAAAAGAGTGAGTTCCTTTAGCAAAGAACAAGAAACACTTATTAAGGAATTATACGAGAA ATTTAAGGACGAAAGGCGCTGCTGTTATTTAATTGCCAATGAATTGGGGTCTGAGAACACATATACCACTGGCCAAGTTTCACGTAAATTAAAGCAACTTGGGCTGCGTCTCCCTCGTGGTAAGAAGTCAGAAGCTGGCATGAAGCTGCAAGATGACCATGATGATTCTTCAGCTGATGAATCCGATAACGAAACCTTACTAGCATTCAAGAAAAG GAAGAGCATGACAAGACGAAAACTTGAGAAGCACACAAGACCAAGCAATGAGATTTCTCCAGAAGGTTCTGAAGACAAAACAGAGAG GAATGAAACAAGTCCAGATGTGATTGCCACTAGCAAAGAAGAGGACAATGGTCACGACTATATCACCGGGCACAGTAGAGAATCAGATACAGATGTTCACATCAGCGAGAATGGCCCATCTGCTTCATCTCCAGAAGATCAAAATCTTTTTTCAGATCATGAGCTGGAGGATGATGAGTTAGCAGATTCCGGTGATGACTCTGAAGCTGGTGGTGCTTCACTCACTCAAAGTCCGCTTAGCAGAAGAAAATTGAAGATGGTACTTGATCTGGACGACGAGGATGATTGA